A region from the Phycodurus eques isolate BA_2022a chromosome 12, UOR_Pequ_1.1, whole genome shotgun sequence genome encodes:
- the cerkl gene encoding ceramide kinase-like protein: MSTRKEEKDNKGRRKRTEEKLSGRKKKKEKPEEEHKPEVDRSECVLLCGIFKVGKKSHDVLLTSTRLTWVPILPESPTGEVCTPLPGVLMVRDILSVKVKRRRAAGQRSGGAVLGVALFYCKRRGRRLEEDTLHLHNASSEHTHAWYNTLREVLTGLSGRPRCVKVFINPSSHKKEAVHIYREHVAPLFKMADVRTDITWSVLTERRGHALSVMKELKLEDFDGVVCVGGDGSVAELCHALVLRAQLDANSPNIPVRASLPLGIIPAGSTDVVSCSVHGVRDPVTAAIHIILGHVQHVDMCSFWSLGQLLRFGFSAMFGFGGRSLARAEKKRWMPSSRRRGYALVKTLARLRPEDCQLSFRTSHVKDQDRDDEQDGDSEGVESWTTNEGLYLSISVMAIPCLSPHAPRGLAPDTKLSNGSAALIAVGHTSRSEFVKHLKRYSSSTGQLDFSFVETHAVTAVRLRPRGLIGCSEDESEDDSKAIPIIQSDSTASFPWNIDGELVQIPNEVLIRVHPALISLYGEDVDEAESQASCSCI, from the exons ATGTCAACCAGGAAGGAGGAGAAAGACAATAAAGGACGGAGGAAGAGGACGGAGGAGAAGCTCAgtgggaggaagaagaagaaggagaaaccTGAGGAGGAGCACAAGCCGGAAGTGGATCGCAG TGAGTGTGTGTTGCTGTGCGGGATCTTCAAAGTGGGCAAGAAGAGCCACGACGTCCTCCTGACCAGCACCCGACTAACCTGGGTCCCCATCCTGCCTGAGAGCCCCACAG GTGAAGTGTGCACGCCGCTGCCCGGTGTCCTGATGGTACGTGACATCCTGTCAGTGAAAGTTAAGCGGCGTCGGGCGGCGGGACAGCGCTCCGGTGGTGCCGTGCTGGGTGTCGCTTTGTTCTACTGCAAGCGAAGGGGCCGCAGACTGGAGGAGGACACGCTGCACCTCCACAATGCATCCTCTGAACATACGCATGCCTGGTACAACACCCTGAGGGAGGTCCTTACAG gtTTGAGTGGCCGTCCCAGGTGTGTGAAGGTGTTCATCAACCCCagcagtcacaagaaggaggcAGTTCATATCTACAGAGAGCACGTGGCCCCCCTCTTCAAGATGGCCGACGTCCGTACCGACATCACCTGgtcagtgc tgACAGAGAGGAGGGGACACGCCCTGTCAGTGATGAAGGAGCTCAAACTGGAGGACTTTGATGg ggTGGTGTGCGTGGGTGGCGACGGTTCCGTGGCAGAACTTTGCCATGCTCTGGTTCTACGAGCCCAACTGGACGCCAACTCTCCCAACATTCCCGTGAGAGCATCGCTTCCTCTGGGAATCATCCCGGCAG GTTCTACGGATGTGGTTTCATGTTCTGTTCATGGAGTCAGAGATCCAGTCACTGCTGCCATACACATCATCCTTG GTCACGTGCAGCACGTGGACATGTGCAGTTTCTGGTCGCTCGGTCAGCTGCTACGCTTCGGCTTTTCCGCCATGTTTGGCTTCGGCGGACGCAGCCTTGCTCGGGCCGAGAAGAAGCGGTGGATGCCGTCGTCACGGCGGCGTGGGTACGCGCTGGTCAAGACCCTGGCCAGATTgag ACCAGAAGACTGTCAGCTGTCTTTTCGAACAAGCCACGTCAAGGACCA GGACCGGGATGATGAACAAGATGGTGACTCAG AGGGGGTGGAGTCATGGACCACCAATGAGGGCTTGTATCTGAGCATCAGCGTCATGGCCATCCCCTGTCTTAGTCCTCACGCTCCCCGAGGACTGGCCCCCGACACCAA GCTGAGCAATGGAAGTGCAGCATTGATCGCCGTGGGGCACACGTCCAGATCAGAGTTCGTCAAACACCTGAAGAGGTACAGCTCCTCCACTGGACAG TTGGACTTCTCCTTCGTGGAGACGCACGCCGTGACAGCGGTGAGGCTCCGCCCCCGTGGGCTGATTGGCTGCTCAGAGGACGAGAGCGAAGACGACTCCAAGGCCATACCCATCATCCAATCAGACTCTACCGCAAGCTTCCCCTGGAATATCGACGGAGAGCTGGTGCAGATCCCCAACGAAGTGCtcatcag GGTGCACCCGGCACTCATCAGCTTGTACGGTGAGGACGTGGACGAGGCCGAGTCCCAAGCATCCTGCAGCTGCATCTGA
- the neurod1 gene encoding neurogenic differentiation factor 1: MTRSEQNFGESEVQQEEACSPTGAGTGTGGEEEEEDERCLMDEDEEEEEDQEEEQDQDDGENKPKRRGPKKKKMTKARMQRFKVRRMKANARERNRMHGLNDALESLRKVVPCYSKTQKLSKIETLRLAKNYIWTLSEILRSGKAPDLITFVQALCKGLSQPTTNLVAGCLQLNPRTFLPEQSPELPAHLPPPGGTPYVGHFSYQSPGLTPGLPSPPYGTMDPSHIFHQVKGQAYGAPEPYFDGVMVTESPPFDPPLSPPLSINGNFSSFKHEAAADYDKTYSFSVHYGGGGGTHCGGGGTHGGIYPQVDNLMGFDGHSHHERLMNAQLNAIFHES, from the exons atgacgAGATCGGAGCAGAATTTTGGTGAGTCTGAGGTTCAGCAGGAGGAGGCGTGCAGCCCCACAGGAGCAGGAACAGGAACGggaggggaggaggaagaggaagatgagcgCTGCTTGATGGACGAGgacgaagaagaggaagaagaccaGGAGGAAGAGCAAGACCAGGATGACGGAGAGAACAAACCCAAAAGACGAGGACCTAAGAAAAAGAAGATGACCAAGGCTCGCATGCAGAG GTTCAAAGTTCGGCGTATGAAAGCCAACGCTCGGGAGCGCAACCGCATGCACGGCCTAAACGATGCTCTGGAGAGTCTGCGTAAGGTGGTACCATGCTACTCCAAGACCCAAAAACTGTCCAAGATCGAGACCCTACGCCTGGCCAAGAACTACATCTGGACCCTCAGCGAGATCCTGCGCTCCGGGAAAGCCCCAGACCTCATCACCTTTGTGCAGGCCCTCTGTAAAG GTCTCTCCCAGCCAACGACCAACCTCGTGGCAGGCTGCCTCCAGCTGAACCCTCGCACCTTCCTACCCGAGCAGTCACCCGAGCTCCCGGCCCACCTGCCTCCTCCGGGTGGCACTCCCTACGTGGGGCACTTCTCTTACCAGAGCCCGGGCCTGACGCCGGGCCTGCCCAGCCCGCCCTACGGGACCATGGACCCGTCACACATCTTCCACCAGGTGAAGGGTCAGGCATACGGTGCCCCGGAACCATACTTCGACGGCGTCATGGTGACGGAAAGCCCCCCTTTCGACCCGCCCCTCAGCCCGCCCCTCAGCATCAACGGGAACTTCTCGTCCTTCAAACACGAGGCGGCGGCGGACTACGACAAAACCTACTCCTTCAGTGTGCACTACGGAGGTGGGGGAGGCACCCATTGCGGTGGGGGTGGCACACATGGCGGCATATACCCGCAGGTGGACAACCTGATGGGCTTCGACGGACACTCGCATCACGAGCGGCTGATGAATGCCCAGCTCAATGCCATCTTCCACGAGTCCTGA